A genomic window from Sulfurospirillum diekertiae includes:
- a CDS encoding NfeD family protein has translation MPWYIWGIFGICAIVFEVASPTFFAGFIGVGFFGSAVLSYFQPNSLIWQILIALVGMFVGSFIFKRQKMGDTTSSKLGQSDEFIGIRGKVECDLKEGIQGSVMLSSPVLGSTQWKAVSENGVEIPNAATVKIVATHGTYLVVKQII, from the coding sequence ATGCCATGGTATATTTGGGGTATTTTTGGTATTTGTGCTATTGTTTTTGAAGTAGCGAGTCCTACTTTTTTTGCAGGTTTTATTGGTGTTGGCTTTTTTGGCTCGGCAGTGCTTTCATATTTTCAGCCAAATTCACTTATTTGGCAGATATTAATTGCTTTGGTGGGGATGTTTGTAGGATCGTTTATTTTTAAACGTCAAAAAATGGGTGATACAACTTCCAGCAAATTAGGGCAATCTGATGAATTTATAGGTATCCGTGGAAAAGTTGAATGTGATTTAAAAGAGGGAATACAGGGCAGTGTTATGTTGTCAAGTCCTGTATTGGGAAGCACTCAGTGGAAAGCTGTATCTGAAAATGGTGTTGAGATACCAAATGCTGCAACCGTTAAAATCGTTGCAACACATGGTACTTATTTAGTTGTTAAACAAATTATATAA
- a CDS encoding MFS transporter yields MSAFYLLKTKRFAPLFTVQFLGAFNDNIFKNTLAILVTFHAGSWTSLPLEVLAPLIGAIFIVPFFLFSGLAGALADKYDKAALTRLVKLLEFGLMSIATLGFYMHWFSLLLVVVFGMGLHSTLFGPIKYAIIPQHMGENELVTANALVESGTFGAILLGTLGGGLIAASAYGGIIAGIMGMAIALIGYVCSRSIPTAPSLNAQMSLSYNIFSQTAQTLKLSYANKTVFLSIIAISWFWLYGALLLSQFPAFVKIVLEGDETTVTLLLSLFTVGIGVGSFLCEKLSHHTIRPSLIILGALGMAFFGIDFALTSSSFVPIERLFSSITFWHILVDLTLIALFGGLFSVPLYAIMQSQSDPSFRSRIIAANNILNALFMVVGAVLTMVLLDASWRIPEVFLSAAIGTGIIATWIAWVVYKRID; encoded by the coding sequence ATGAGTGCTTTTTACCTTTTAAAAACCAAACGGTTTGCGCCGTTGTTTACGGTACAGTTTTTAGGTGCGTTTAACGACAATATTTTTAAAAATACCTTGGCTATTTTGGTCACGTTTCACGCAGGTTCTTGGACGAGTTTACCTTTAGAAGTTTTAGCGCCGCTTATTGGGGCGATTTTTATTGTGCCCTTTTTTCTCTTTTCGGGGCTGGCAGGAGCTCTGGCGGATAAATACGACAAGGCGGCATTGACGCGTTTGGTCAAGCTTTTGGAGTTTGGTTTGATGAGCATCGCCACGCTTGGCTTTTACATGCATTGGTTCAGTCTGCTGTTGGTCGTAGTCTTTGGTATGGGCTTGCACTCAACGCTTTTTGGTCCGATCAAATACGCCATCATTCCCCAACATATGGGCGAAAACGAGCTGGTTACGGCAAACGCGTTGGTCGAGTCGGGAACGTTTGGAGCGATTTTGTTAGGCACGCTTGGAGGAGGGCTGATCGCAGCTTCCGCGTATGGTGGCATCATCGCAGGTATTATGGGCATGGCAATCGCACTGATCGGTTACGTGTGCAGTCGCTCCATTCCTACCGCACCTTCGCTCAATGCACAAATGAGTCTTTCGTACAATATTTTTTCGCAAACGGCACAAACGCTCAAACTCTCTTATGCGAACAAAACCGTATTTCTCTCCATCATCGCTATCTCATGGTTTTGGCTTTACGGCGCACTGTTACTTTCACAATTCCCAGCGTTTGTCAAAATCGTTTTAGAAGGCGATGAAACCACCGTAACGCTTCTGCTCAGTCTCTTTACCGTCGGCATCGGTGTGGGCTCGTTCTTATGCGAAAAACTAAGCCACCACACGATTCGCCCTTCTTTGATCATACTGGGTGCTTTGGGCATGGCATTTTTTGGAATCGACTTTGCGTTAACCTCTTCGAGTTTTGTGCCCATCGAAAGACTCTTTTCAAGCATCACCTTTTGGCACATTTTAGTTGATTTGACACTGATCGCTCTTTTTGGAGGACTCTTTAGCGTACCGCTTTACGCCATCATGCAAAGCCAAAGTGACCCATCCTTTCGCTCACGCATCATCGCTGCCAACAACATCTTAAATGCCCTGTTTATGGTCGTTGGTGCGGTGCTTACGATGGTTTTATTGGACGCTTCATGGCGAATCCCTGAGGTCTTTTTATCAGCAGCCATCGGAACAGGCATCATCGCAACATGGATCGCATGGGTGGTTTACAAACGGATTGATTAG
- a CDS encoding SPFH domain-containing protein, whose translation MDSSTGLSLSFFIILLLAGGYLLYQMVRIVPQGEEWIIERLGKFHTVLKPGLNFLIPVFDKVQMRLNTKELIQQMKAQEVITKDNAVVIISAVVFYKISDPAKAVYSIDNFELAVANMAATTLRSVIGNMELDTALSGREIIKSSVSEKISDHLEQWGLSLTAVEVQDIRPSDTLQEAMEKQAAAQREKKALIMKAEGEKQAAITKAEGFKQSLILEAEGKYEASKKEAEAKVALANGDKEAMVVIASQIKVGDAASYLLAQRYIDSVMHLGNSNNSKVVFIPTDLKHSLEGATGGLGTIFSQVK comes from the coding sequence ATGGACAGTAGTACGGGGTTAAGCTTATCATTTTTTATCATTTTACTTTTAGCAGGTGGTTATTTACTCTACCAAATGGTACGCATTGTACCACAAGGTGAAGAGTGGATTATTGAGCGATTGGGTAAGTTTCATACAGTTCTAAAACCGGGTCTTAATTTTCTCATCCCTGTTTTTGATAAAGTACAAATGAGGCTTAATACAAAAGAGCTCATTCAACAGATGAAAGCTCAAGAAGTTATCACAAAAGATAATGCCGTTGTTATCATTAGTGCCGTTGTGTTTTATAAGATCAGTGATCCTGCCAAAGCGGTTTATTCTATTGACAATTTTGAACTTGCCGTTGCCAATATGGCAGCAACAACGCTTCGTTCTGTCATTGGCAATATGGAGCTTGATACAGCACTTTCAGGTCGGGAAATCATTAAATCTTCAGTGTCTGAAAAGATTAGTGACCACCTTGAACAATGGGGATTATCACTTACTGCCGTTGAAGTGCAAGACATTAGACCGAGTGATACTTTGCAAGAAGCAATGGAAAAACAAGCCGCAGCGCAACGTGAGAAAAAAGCTCTTATTATGAAAGCTGAAGGTGAAAAACAAGCTGCTATCACTAAAGCAGAGGGATTCAAACAATCTTTGATTCTTGAAGCAGAGGGAAAATATGAAGCGTCTAAAAAAGAAGCTGAAGCAAAAGTAGCTCTGGCTAATGGTGATAAGGAAGCTATGGTAGTCATTGCATCACAAATTAAAGTTGGAGATGCGGCAAGCTACCTTTTAGCACAGCGCTATATTGACAGTGTTATGCATTTGGGTAACTCAAATAATAGCAAAGTTGTGTTTATTCCTACAGATCTTAAACATAGCCTTGAAGGAGCTACTGGAGGACTAGGGACGATTTTTTCACAAGTAAAGTAG
- a CDS encoding tyrosine-type recombinase/integrase, which translates to MARVKSKSNVGVYKEVLDNGDTSFYYTYKDIDGKKRWVKVGLKSNGYSERDAVVQRRKTMIELEDLEEPLYIKKNKFQEIITLNQLATYYFNEKSDMKNHRDAYLKYMHQISPVFGLDNILTLRAEKIQRFKQKLIEKGYRAASVNYYLAQLKAIINYAVFTDRINMVNPCSKVKLLALNNQRKRILSENEIELLLKSLLHKQKAYLFVLIAIFTGARPKAILNLQCKNIDFSFNKITFIAMKNRPSYSVAIHSRLREALQQWVEYLNPEEYLFYRENPMLDKSSHMSYIGIKKQTQPTMDLLFNQGLQVNDRINKVTLYTLRHSFGSLLSKRGANAFVIKELMNHAKIDTTDRYVKVTNQEAKKYIDAIL; encoded by the coding sequence ATGGCTCGTGTAAAATCGAAGTCAAATGTGGGCGTATATAAAGAGGTGCTGGATAACGGCGATACATCATTTTACTATACATATAAGGATATTGATGGTAAAAAACGTTGGGTAAAAGTAGGGCTTAAATCTAACGGTTATTCTGAAAGAGATGCCGTCGTACAAAGACGTAAAACAATGATTGAGTTAGAAGATTTAGAGGAGCCTCTCTACATCAAAAAGAATAAATTCCAAGAGATTATAACGCTAAATCAGCTAGCTACATATTATTTCAACGAAAAATCTGATATGAAAAATCATAGAGATGCTTATTTGAAATATATGCATCAAATCTCACCAGTATTTGGATTAGATAATATACTGACATTAAGAGCAGAAAAGATACAAAGATTCAAACAAAAATTGATAGAAAAAGGCTATCGTGCTGCTTCTGTTAATTACTACTTAGCGCAACTTAAAGCGATTATTAATTATGCGGTTTTCACGGATCGTATTAATATGGTGAATCCATGTTCTAAAGTAAAGCTGCTAGCATTGAATAATCAGCGTAAACGAATTTTGTCTGAAAATGAGATTGAGCTTTTATTAAAATCGTTATTGCATAAACAAAAAGCCTATTTGTTCGTTCTAATTGCTATCTTTACGGGAGCAAGACCAAAAGCAATATTGAATTTGCAATGTAAAAATATTGATTTTTCTTTCAATAAAATAACGTTTATTGCCATGAAAAATAGACCATCTTATTCAGTTGCCATTCATTCAAGACTACGTGAAGCATTGCAACAATGGGTAGAATATTTAAACCCTGAAGAGTACCTCTTTTATCGAGAAAATCCAATGTTAGATAAAAGTTCACATATGTCTTACATTGGCATTAAAAAGCAAACACAGCCCACCATGGATCTTTTGTTTAATCAAGGCTTACAGGTAAACGATAGAATCAATAAAGTTACATTATACACGCTTAGACACTCTTTTGGTTCATTACTTTCCAAACGTGGTGCTAATGCTTTTGTTATTAAAGAGTTGATGAATCATGCAAAAATCGATACAACGGATCGATATGTTAAGGTGACGAATCAAGAAGCAAAAAAATACATTGATGCCATTTTATAG
- a CDS encoding DUF805 domain-containing protein, whose translation MFSNYFSELKKTFVYKGRTSRKSFWLFAVMHTILLLSVLGLIFLSDALAKGDTKSIFSTIEAISSILLIPLYLFPTLSITTRRFHDLNMSGWHQLYSFLPYIGGLILFIYMCYKSVDENNRYNIVDESAIAL comes from the coding sequence ATGTTTTCAAATTATTTTTCAGAATTAAAAAAAACATTCGTTTATAAAGGGCGAACAAGTAGAAAATCGTTTTGGTTATTTGCTGTAATGCACACCATCTTACTTCTCTCAGTATTAGGTTTGATATTTTTATCAGATGCACTAGCAAAAGGTGATACAAAAAGTATTTTTAGTACGATCGAAGCAATTTCATCCATTCTTTTAATTCCTTTGTATCTTTTTCCAACACTCAGTATTACAACACGTCGTTTTCATGATCTAAATATGAGCGGTTGGCATCAGCTTTATAGTTTTTTACCATACATTGGCGGTCTTATTCTCTTTATTTACATGTGTTATAAATCTGTTGATGAAAATAATAGGTACAATATTGTAGATGAAAGTGCAATAGCTTTATAA